Proteins encoded within one genomic window of Terriglobales bacterium:
- a CDS encoding chloride channel protein: MSAATDRLRKPIPEQQFFLLLAIVIGVFSGLAVVCFRIAIEWCRLWLLGSALVPPSRRIILAPALIGLVVAVLVIRFFPRARGSGVNQTKGALYISDGYIPFNTVIGKFLTAGAAIGSGHSLGPEDPSLQIGAGLASLIGRKLHLSRERMRLVAPVGAAAGLAAAFNSPITAVLFVIEEVIGRWSAGILGSVVLAAVSSVVVERWFLGEAPLFRIPSIALNHPGELAAYAVLGVIGGIASVVFQKLIGLTRPRMKALPRWTQYFQPAAAGFLIGLIGLRFPQVMGAGYEFIDQAMHDQYTWQLLGLLAGFKILATTLSFSSGTPGGLFAPTLFVGAMLGGAVGSVERIFLPQLTVPIGAYALVGMGTLFAGFLRAPMTSVFMILEVSGNYGIIVPVIISNTIAYLISRAFQRTPIFDLLSVQDGVYLPSMEEERETTILRVEDAMRLPTVPPLLTISSIADSIALAEGSGEKHLLAVDPAGNWYGVGWTQMLELQRAGAGGQALSGAELMPVPVLHPDHALDVALRQIHTYPVMPVVHRVNIHELIGVVSVQDIVEAYRRAGRAAEDTKVAENLAAG; encoded by the coding sequence ATGAGTGCGGCGACCGACCGCCTCCGAAAGCCGATCCCCGAACAGCAGTTCTTTCTCTTGCTGGCCATCGTGATCGGGGTGTTCTCGGGGCTGGCGGTGGTGTGCTTCCGGATCGCCATCGAATGGTGCCGGCTATGGCTGCTGGGATCGGCCCTGGTGCCTCCGTCGCGCCGCATCATCCTGGCGCCCGCTCTCATCGGACTGGTGGTCGCCGTGCTCGTGATCCGCTTTTTTCCCCGCGCGCGGGGCAGCGGAGTCAACCAGACCAAGGGCGCGCTCTACATCTCCGACGGCTATATCCCTTTCAACACCGTGATCGGCAAGTTCCTGACCGCCGGAGCGGCCATCGGCAGCGGCCACTCCCTGGGTCCAGAAGACCCGTCGTTGCAGATCGGCGCGGGCTTGGCGTCGCTCATCGGCCGCAAGTTGCACCTGTCTCGCGAACGAATGCGCCTGGTGGCGCCGGTGGGGGCTGCTGCCGGGTTGGCCGCGGCCTTCAATTCGCCCATCACCGCCGTGCTCTTTGTCATCGAGGAAGTGATCGGACGGTGGAGCGCCGGCATCCTCGGTTCGGTAGTGCTGGCGGCAGTTTCCAGCGTGGTGGTAGAGCGATGGTTCCTGGGCGAGGCGCCGCTGTTCCGCATTCCTTCCATCGCGCTCAACCACCCTGGAGAGCTTGCGGCCTATGCCGTCCTGGGGGTGATCGGAGGGATCGCTTCGGTTGTTTTTCAGAAGCTGATCGGTCTTACGCGGCCGCGGATGAAGGCGCTCCCGCGCTGGACCCAGTATTTCCAGCCAGCGGCGGCTGGATTCCTGATCGGGCTCATCGGCCTGCGCTTCCCGCAAGTGATGGGCGCCGGGTACGAGTTCATCGACCAAGCCATGCACGACCAGTACACCTGGCAGTTGCTGGGCCTGCTGGCCGGGTTCAAGATCCTGGCCACCACGCTGTCCTTCAGCAGCGGCACCCCGGGCGGCCTCTTTGCCCCCACCCTTTTTGTCGGGGCGATGTTGGGCGGGGCGGTGGGCAGCGTGGAACGCATCTTCTTGCCGCAGCTCACCGTTCCTATCGGCGCCTATGCGTTGGTGGGCATGGGGACGCTCTTTGCCGGCTTCCTGCGCGCTCCCATGACCTCCGTATTCATGATCCTCGAAGTCAGCGGGAACTACGGCATCATCGTCCCGGTGATCATCTCCAATACCATCGCCTATTTGATCTCTCGTGCCTTCCAGCGGACTCCGATCTTCGACCTGCTGTCCGTGCAGGATGGCGTGTACCTGCCATCGATGGAAGAAGAGCGGGAGACGACGATCCTGCGGGTGGAAGATGCCATGCGTCTGCCCACGGTTCCGCCTCTGCTCACCATCAGCTCGATCGCTGATTCGATCGCTCTGGCCGAGGGCAGCGGCGAAAAGCACCTACTGGCCGTGGACCCCGCGGGCAACTGGTACGGCGTCGGCTGGACCCAGATGCTCGAACTGCAGCGCGCGGGGGCGGGCGGGCAGGCGCTCAGCGGGGCCGAGCTTATGCCGGTGCCCGTCCTGCATCCGGATCATGCTCTGGACGTCGCCCTGCGCCAGATCCACACCTACCCGGTGATGCCGGTGGTGCACCGCGTCAACATCCACGAGTTGATAGGGGTGGTATCGGTGCAGGACATCGTGGAGGCATATCGCCGCGCCGGTCGCGCGGCTGAGGACACGAAAGTCGCCGAAAACCTGGCTGCCGGGTAG
- a CDS encoding tetratricopeptide repeat protein — protein sequence MASYRAKESRLAKQWEAKGHAFLQASQPSGAVEAFQNALRYDPTSQQLRYAMVDSLLTAGRSEQARSYLLNMWEHQPANGLVNLQLGRIAASRKDIRDATQYYHNAIYGVWDSSPQQNRLQARLELAHFLLGENGKREADAELLALVANSPPTADLAYTVGELFLQADDAANAERQFQSALQSSPREPKLLAAAGRAAFALKKYATAESYLEQAKSRGNTDAEITRLLDLTDLILKNDPLDRRVSFGARVQRTIQAMATATNRLEACASQTDKAGGTPPELEQMLQQLDSAQDKKKLQALRHDPDLLIGSAKVAFAAEEAAAESCGQPQGLDLALLLIGRSHSEGEQ from the coding sequence GTGGCATCGTATCGCGCCAAGGAGAGCCGACTCGCCAAGCAATGGGAAGCCAAGGGCCACGCCTTCTTGCAAGCCTCTCAGCCGTCAGGCGCCGTGGAAGCCTTCCAGAATGCGTTGCGCTACGACCCGACGAGCCAACAGCTCCGCTACGCCATGGTGGATTCGCTGCTGACTGCGGGGCGCTCCGAGCAGGCCCGTTCCTACCTGCTCAACATGTGGGAGCACCAACCTGCGAATGGGCTGGTGAACCTGCAGCTCGGGCGGATCGCGGCCAGCCGGAAAGATATTCGCGATGCCACGCAGTATTACCACAATGCGATCTACGGGGTGTGGGATTCGTCGCCGCAACAGAATCGCCTGCAGGCCCGCCTCGAGCTGGCCCACTTCCTGCTGGGCGAGAATGGCAAACGGGAGGCCGACGCCGAGTTGCTGGCCCTGGTGGCGAATTCTCCCCCAACCGCGGACCTGGCCTACACCGTGGGCGAGTTGTTCCTGCAAGCGGATGATGCCGCGAACGCAGAACGACAGTTCCAGTCTGCGCTGCAGTCTTCGCCGCGCGAGCCCAAGCTGCTGGCGGCGGCGGGGCGCGCTGCCTTCGCGCTGAAGAAATATGCGACGGCCGAATCCTACCTGGAACAGGCCAAGTCACGGGGAAATACGGACGCGGAAATAACCCGCCTCCTGGACTTGACTGATCTGATCCTGAAGAACGATCCCCTCGATCGCAGAGTATCGTTCGGCGCGCGTGTTCAAAGAACGATCCAGGCCATGGCAACAGCGACCAATCGGCTGGAGGCGTGCGCCTCCCAAACCGACAAGGCCGGGGGCACCCCCCCGGAGCTCGAACAGATGCTCCAGCAGCTTGACTCTGCACAGGACAAGAAGAAGCTTCAGGCGCTGCGGCACGATCCCGATCTGCTGATCGGTTCGGCGAAGGTTGCCTTCGCGGCGGAAGAGGCGGCCGCCGAGTCCTGCGGCCAGCCCCAGGGCCTGGATCTGGCTTTGCTGCTCATCGGACGCAGCCACTCCGAGGGGGAGCAATGA
- a CDS encoding ATP-binding cassette domain-containing protein gives MSIELKHVSKLYPARAEGNGGTIRALDEVTLSVKRGEWLAVMGPSGSGKSTLVNLIGCLDQPSSGEIWLDGQNVAALSASELARFRAEKIGFIFQQFHLIPYLTALENVMLAQYFHSMTDQQEALEALERVGLADRAHHLPAQLSGGEQQRVCIARALINDPSIILADEPTGNLDAQNEEIVLRLLRELHAQGRTIIMVTHDPVMARLAERRIDLHHGRIAAHEIFSLSDEEQFDEVLEEMWVLEEHGEPAEVERMSADGLLPVSVAVEKMAKLGLVSVQPHPPQVHDHKPVVNPCHEQIHHAGTGPADGSLLVEFTERGRAKASDIIRRHRLAERLFTQTLEMENEAEIEQQACKFEHILSPEATEKICALLGHPATCPHGAPIPAGPCCTRVRSESSASAKSTVYGD, from the coding sequence GTGTCGATCGAACTCAAGCACGTCAGCAAGCTCTATCCGGCGCGGGCCGAGGGCAATGGCGGCACCATCCGGGCGCTGGACGAGGTCACGCTCTCGGTCAAGCGCGGCGAGTGGCTGGCGGTGATGGGCCCGTCGGGGTCCGGGAAGTCCACGCTGGTGAACCTGATCGGGTGCCTGGACCAGCCCAGCTCGGGCGAGATCTGGCTCGACGGACAGAACGTGGCCGCCTTGTCGGCCTCGGAGCTGGCCCGCTTTCGCGCCGAGAAGATCGGCTTCATCTTCCAGCAATTCCATCTCATCCCCTATCTGACCGCGCTCGAGAACGTGATGCTGGCCCAATACTTCCACAGCATGACCGACCAGCAGGAGGCGCTGGAGGCACTGGAGCGGGTCGGCCTGGCCGACCGCGCGCACCACCTGCCGGCGCAGCTCTCCGGCGGCGAGCAGCAGCGGGTGTGCATCGCCCGGGCGCTGATCAACGACCCCAGCATCATCCTGGCGGACGAGCCCACCGGCAACCTCGACGCGCAGAACGAGGAGATCGTGCTGCGCCTGCTGCGCGAGCTGCATGCCCAGGGGCGCACTATCATCATGGTGACCCACGATCCGGTGATGGCTCGCCTGGCCGAGCGCCGCATCGACCTGCACCACGGGCGCATCGCCGCCCACGAGATCTTCTCCCTCTCCGACGAGGAGCAGTTCGACGAGGTCCTGGAGGAGATGTGGGTGCTCGAAGAGCACGGCGAGCCCGCCGAAGTCGAGCGCATGTCGGCCGACGGCCTGCTGCCGGTCTCCGTCGCGGTGGAGAAGATGGCGAAGCTGGGGCTGGTCAGCGTGCAGCCGCATCCGCCACAAGTGCACGACCACAAGCCGGTGGTGAATCCCTGTCACGAGCAGATCCACCACGCCGGGACGGGTCCCGCCGACGGCAGCCTGCTGGTGGAGTTCACCGAGCGGGGACGGGCCAAGGCCTCCGACATCATCCGCCGCCATCGCCTGGCGGAGCGGCTCTTCACCCAAACCTTGGAGATGGAGAACGAAGCCGAGATCGAGCAGCAGGCCTGCAAGTTCGAGCACATCCTATCGCCCGAAGCCACGGAGAAGATCTGCGCGCTGCTGGGACATCCGGCCACCTGCCCCCACGGGGCGCCGATCCCGGCGGGGCCGTGTTGTACGAGGGTGCGCTCGGAGAGCTCAGCGTCCGCTAAAAGTACCGTGTACGGGGATTGA